One Luteibacter sp. 9135 DNA segment encodes these proteins:
- a CDS encoding SDR family oxidoreductase — MHRLNNKTCVVTGAARGIGRAIAARFHDEGAIVILTDIDDVTGAAAATEIGCRFEPLDVREEADWSRLAGLVPVADVVVNNAGVTGFEAGMVPHDPEHASLADWREVHRVNLDGTFLGCRYAIGAMKGAGTGSIINISSRSGLVGIAGAAAYASSKAAIRNHSKTVALYCAQQGWQIRCNSVHPAAILTPIWEPMLGHGPDRDARMQALVADTPLKRFGMPDEVAAIVAMLASDEATYVTGTEVNIDGGLLAGSAASPG; from the coding sequence ATGCATCGACTGAACAACAAGACATGCGTCGTCACCGGCGCGGCACGTGGCATCGGCCGCGCCATCGCCGCACGTTTCCATGACGAGGGCGCCATCGTCATTCTCACCGATATCGACGACGTGACCGGAGCCGCCGCGGCGACCGAGATCGGCTGTCGCTTCGAACCCCTCGACGTACGCGAGGAAGCCGACTGGTCGCGCCTGGCCGGTCTCGTTCCCGTCGCCGATGTGGTGGTCAACAATGCCGGCGTCACGGGATTCGAAGCCGGCATGGTGCCGCACGACCCGGAGCACGCCAGCCTTGCGGACTGGCGGGAGGTTCACCGGGTGAACCTCGACGGCACCTTCCTCGGTTGCCGTTACGCCATCGGTGCCATGAAGGGCGCGGGAACGGGTTCGATCATCAACATATCCTCGCGTTCGGGCCTGGTCGGCATCGCCGGTGCGGCGGCTTACGCCTCGTCGAAGGCCGCAATCCGCAACCACAGCAAGACGGTCGCGCTTTATTGCGCCCAACAGGGCTGGCAAATTCGCTGCAACTCCGTGCACCCGGCGGCCATCCTCACGCCGATCTGGGAACCCATGTTGGGGCACGGTCCCGACCGGGACGCCCGGATGCAGGCGTTGGTCGCGGACACGCCGCTGAAACGGTTCGGCATGCCCGATGAAGTCGCTGCCATCGTCGCGATGCTCGCCTCGGATGAAGCGACCTATGTCACCGGAACGGAAGTGAACATCGACGGTGGGCTGCTGGCCGGGTCGGCCGCGTCACCCGGCTAG
- a CDS encoding aldo/keto reductase — translation MTTHDASASGTFKIGGDLEVNRLGFGAMRITGKGIWGEPADGAKAKATLARLPELGVNLIDTADSYGPYVSEDLIREVLHPYKGLVIATKGGLTRHGPDVWVPVGRPEYLRQCVLMSLRRLGVERIDLWQLHRIDAKVPRDEQFGVIRDMQNEGLIRHVGLSEVNVEEIEAAASFFKVATVQNLYNLGNRKSEAVLDYAEKHGIGFIPWYPLAAGELAKEGSVLSKIAQKLGATTGQVAIAWLLKRSPVMLPIPGTGDPGHLEENVKGAALNLSQDDFEALEHAVKTPNTP, via the coding sequence ATGACAACTCACGACGCAAGTGCAAGCGGCACGTTCAAGATCGGCGGCGACCTTGAGGTCAACCGCCTCGGTTTCGGTGCCATGCGCATCACCGGCAAGGGCATCTGGGGCGAGCCTGCCGACGGGGCCAAGGCCAAAGCCACCCTGGCGCGTTTGCCGGAATTGGGTGTCAACCTGATCGACACGGCCGACAGCTACGGGCCGTACGTCAGTGAAGACCTGATCCGTGAGGTGCTGCACCCGTACAAGGGGCTGGTGATCGCGACCAAGGGTGGGCTGACGCGCCATGGCCCCGACGTATGGGTCCCAGTGGGGCGGCCGGAATACCTGCGTCAGTGCGTACTGATGAGCCTGCGCCGCCTGGGCGTGGAGCGCATCGACCTCTGGCAGCTGCACCGCATCGATGCCAAGGTGCCGCGCGACGAGCAGTTCGGCGTGATCCGCGACATGCAGAACGAAGGCCTCATCCGCCACGTCGGCCTCTCGGAGGTCAATGTCGAGGAGATCGAAGCCGCCGCGTCGTTCTTCAAGGTGGCCACCGTGCAGAACCTCTACAACCTCGGCAACCGGAAGAGCGAAGCCGTGCTCGACTATGCGGAGAAGCACGGCATCGGCTTCATCCCCTGGTATCCGCTGGCGGCGGGCGAACTGGCGAAGGAAGGCTCTGTGCTGTCGAAGATCGCGCAGAAGCTCGGTGCCACGACCGGCCAGGTGGCCATCGCCTGGCTGCTCAAGCGCTCACCGGTCATGCTGCCGATCCCCGGCACCGGCGACCCCGGGCATCTGGAGGAAAACGTCAAGGGCGCGGCCCTCAACCTGTCCCAGGACGACTTCGAAGCACTCGAACACGCCGTGAAAACGCCGAATACGCCGTAA
- a CDS encoding NAD(P)/FAD-dependent oxidoreductase yields the protein MTPTSRTGAHRVVIVGGGAAGIELATRLGRQRTFDVALVDRDASHFWKPRLHELAAGLLGDGEEAVPFLAHGQAHGYRFEPGALRGLDAARRTIDLDAVHLPNTDELILPPRSLGYDTLVLAFGSRVNDFGTPGVLDHCDMLDSPAQAIALRRKILALALRSAGDPEKRIRVGIVGAGATGVELAAELHHAFNDMHRYGGLDSASKLDVTLMDMADRVLPAVDPHTSASAQRVLEDMHVTLRLGVGVSAVEADGFHLSDGSVVPCDIRVWAAGVTGQDMVERLGHFELSRDKRIVVDERLAAKGVEGIYAMGDCAYATTTDQRSVPPTAQAAHQQANYLAKALATVARGGVPSPFVYHAKGTLVSLGVRQATGELPSGRKSVIPMRGWLAKMAYVSLQQMHRATLHGWPRATALWLADWLRNTTLPPVKLH from the coding sequence ATGACCCCAACCTCACGGACCGGCGCGCACCGCGTCGTCATCGTCGGCGGCGGCGCCGCCGGTATCGAACTGGCCACGCGGCTGGGCAGACAGCGCACCTTCGACGTTGCCCTGGTCGATCGCGATGCCAGCCACTTCTGGAAGCCCCGCCTGCATGAACTGGCCGCGGGCCTGCTCGGCGACGGCGAGGAAGCCGTGCCGTTCCTCGCCCACGGTCAGGCCCACGGCTACCGCTTCGAGCCCGGCGCGCTGCGTGGGCTGGATGCCGCGCGCCGCACGATCGACCTGGATGCGGTGCACCTGCCCAACACGGACGAGCTGATCCTGCCGCCGCGCTCGCTGGGCTACGACACGCTGGTGCTGGCCTTCGGCAGCCGCGTGAACGACTTCGGCACCCCGGGCGTGCTCGATCACTGCGACATGCTGGACAGTCCCGCGCAGGCGATCGCACTGCGCCGGAAGATCCTCGCGCTCGCCCTGCGCAGCGCAGGCGACCCGGAAAAACGGATCCGGGTCGGCATCGTCGGCGCGGGCGCCACCGGCGTGGAACTGGCGGCGGAACTGCACCACGCGTTCAACGACATGCATCGTTACGGTGGCCTGGATTCCGCCTCGAAACTGGATGTCACGTTGATGGACATGGCCGACCGGGTACTGCCGGCCGTCGATCCGCACACCTCCGCGTCTGCACAGCGCGTGCTGGAAGACATGCATGTCACGCTACGGCTGGGCGTGGGCGTGAGTGCCGTGGAAGCCGATGGGTTTCACCTGTCGGACGGCAGCGTGGTGCCGTGCGATATCCGCGTCTGGGCCGCGGGTGTTACCGGGCAGGACATGGTCGAGCGCCTGGGCCACTTCGAACTATCGCGCGACAAGCGCATCGTCGTCGACGAGCGGCTGGCGGCAAAGGGCGTCGAGGGCATCTATGCCATGGGCGATTGCGCCTATGCGACGACGACCGACCAGCGCAGCGTGCCGCCGACCGCACAGGCCGCACACCAGCAGGCGAATTATCTTGCGAAAGCACTGGCGACCGTCGCACGCGGCGGCGTGCCCTCCCCGTTCGTGTACCACGCCAAGGGCACGCTGGTCTCGCTGGGTGTACGCCAGGCCACGGGTGAATTGCCCTCGGGCCGCAAGTCGGTCATTCCCATGCGCGGCTGGCTGGCGAAAATGGCCTACGTATCGCTGCAGCAGATGCACCGCGCCACCCTGCACGGCTGGCCACGCGCCACGGCCCTGTGGCTGGCCGACTGGCTACGCAACACCACACTGCCGCCGGTAAAGCTGCACTGA
- the argS gene encoding arginine--tRNA ligase, with amino-acid sequence MCLSPAASVDALLSVAFVSLNLPATQARAVPASRPDLGDFQCNGAFSAAAATGRSTRETAEALATCLRAHAMFDQVSVTGAGFINLRLAGGFIAERLAVMAADLRLGVADEGRGREVVLDFGGPNVAKPLHVGHLRSLVLGESLRQIHAALGWRTHADAHLGDWGLQMGMLSAAIRRLDPGLPFFRTGATSPFPAQAPVTLDALERLYPDAAAACRSDSARMAEARADTAALQAGDAGLMALWRSLRALSLTAQVEDFATLGIHFDALDGESDVSDAVAPLVQRLLDAGVAHPSEGAVVVDVARADDTVVVPPLLLAKRDGAALYATTDLATLEARASRPDLARVVYVVDQRQALHFKQVFRAARKAGIGDHLELMHVGFGTVNGKDGKPLRTRDGGVARLADLLEAAVVRAGERLDAAGYGTQGDDAQRAMLARQVGIAAVRFADLSGDRLSGYVFDTQRMVTFEGHTGPYLQYACVRMRSLLARAPDAAGGHALPVLAVERDLALACLSFGDTVAEACLICQPGVLAAFAHALAQRFSRFYAECPVLAEADGATRASRLALCVLTERVLARSLYLLGIEVPSRM; translated from the coding sequence ATGTGCCTGTCCCCCGCGGCGTCCGTCGACGCCCTGCTTTCCGTTGCCTTCGTTTCGCTGAACCTGCCTGCCACGCAGGCCCGTGCCGTACCGGCGAGCCGCCCCGATCTCGGTGATTTCCAGTGCAACGGCGCGTTCTCCGCCGCCGCTGCGACGGGCCGTTCGACCCGGGAAACGGCCGAAGCCCTGGCCACCTGCCTGCGCGCGCATGCCATGTTCGACCAGGTGAGCGTCACCGGTGCCGGCTTCATCAACCTGCGGCTCGCAGGCGGCTTTATCGCGGAGCGCCTCGCCGTGATGGCCGCCGACCTGCGACTCGGCGTGGCCGACGAGGGCAGGGGCCGTGAGGTGGTCCTCGATTTCGGCGGCCCCAACGTGGCCAAACCGCTCCACGTCGGTCATCTGCGTTCGCTGGTGCTGGGCGAAAGCCTGCGCCAGATACATGCGGCACTGGGCTGGCGCACCCACGCGGACGCGCACCTGGGCGACTGGGGTCTGCAGATGGGCATGCTGAGCGCCGCGATCCGGCGGCTCGATCCGGGATTGCCCTTCTTCCGTACCGGAGCGACGTCTCCCTTCCCGGCGCAGGCGCCTGTGACGCTGGACGCCCTGGAGCGGCTTTACCCGGACGCCGCGGCCGCATGCCGCAGCGATTCTGCGCGCATGGCCGAAGCCAGGGCCGACACCGCCGCGCTGCAGGCCGGCGACGCGGGCCTGATGGCCCTGTGGCGGTCGTTACGCGCGCTCAGCCTCACCGCGCAGGTCGAGGACTTCGCCACGCTGGGCATCCACTTCGACGCGCTGGACGGCGAGAGCGACGTGAGCGACGCCGTGGCACCGCTGGTGCAGCGGCTGCTCGATGCGGGTGTGGCACACCCTAGCGAGGGTGCGGTGGTCGTGGATGTGGCACGCGCCGACGATACCGTCGTTGTGCCGCCGTTGCTGCTGGCCAAGCGCGACGGTGCCGCGCTGTATGCCACTACCGACCTGGCCACGCTGGAGGCACGGGCATCGCGCCCCGACCTCGCGCGCGTGGTCTACGTCGTCGACCAACGGCAGGCGTTGCACTTCAAGCAGGTGTTTCGCGCCGCGCGCAAGGCGGGTATCGGCGACCACCTAGAGTTGATGCATGTCGGCTTCGGCACGGTCAACGGCAAGGACGGCAAGCCGCTCCGCACGCGCGACGGCGGCGTGGCCCGGCTGGCCGACCTGCTCGAGGCGGCGGTAGTGCGCGCCGGCGAGCGTCTGGACGCCGCGGGCTATGGCACGCAAGGAGACGATGCGCAGCGCGCGATGCTGGCACGGCAGGTGGGTATCGCCGCCGTGCGTTTCGCCGACCTCTCCGGCGATCGCCTCTCGGGCTATGTCTTCGATACGCAGCGGATGGTCACGTTCGAGGGGCATACCGGCCCCTACCTGCAATACGCCTGCGTGCGCATGCGCTCGTTGCTCGCTCGCGCGCCCGATGCCGCGGGCGGACACGCCTTGCCGGTGCTGGCGGTAGAGCGCGACCTGGCGTTGGCCTGCCTGTCGTTCGGCGACACCGTGGCGGAAGCCTGCCTGATCTGCCAACCCGGTGTGCTGGCGGCCTTCGCCCATGCCCTGGCGCAGCGGTTCAGCCGGTTCTACGCGGAGTGCCCGGTGCTGGCTGAGGCGGATGGGGCCACACGCGCCTCACGCCTTGCCTTGTGCGTGTTGACCGAGCGCGTGCTGGCACGCAGCCTCTACCTGCTGGGCATCGAGGTGCCTTCGCGGATGTAG
- a CDS encoding cyclic nucleotide-binding domain-containing protein, producing MPDPYPLASRHGCATCGLHDVCLPAGIRGEALARVDRLTRDRRTVSRGETLFRQGQSFHALYVLRSGATRSTIADADGAQQVIGFGLPGDILGVDGLLDDTHRTEAVALERSTVCEVPFARMEAVFTEVPSLHRRMLRVLGSEVAADQAHLVAMGRPSAVERVALFLDGLLERQHRISRQSDCLRLPMSRADIASYLGLAVETVSRTLGRMEEAGCLIASGRTLRILDRAMLASGKPVSLSDQKLIGVSNRPARCA from the coding sequence ATGCCCGATCCGTATCCGCTCGCGTCGCGCCACGGATGCGCCACCTGCGGACTGCACGACGTGTGCCTGCCCGCGGGCATCCGCGGCGAGGCGCTCGCACGCGTGGACCGCCTGACCCGCGACCGCCGCACCGTATCGCGCGGCGAGACCCTGTTCCGCCAGGGTCAATCGTTCCATGCCCTGTATGTGCTGCGATCCGGCGCCACGCGCAGCACGATCGCCGACGCCGACGGCGCGCAGCAGGTGATCGGGTTCGGCCTGCCGGGCGATATCCTGGGCGTGGACGGCCTGCTCGACGATACGCACCGCACCGAGGCTGTGGCGCTGGAGCGCAGCACGGTCTGCGAGGTGCCGTTCGCCAGGATGGAGGCTGTCTTTACCGAGGTTCCGTCGTTGCACCGGCGCATGCTGCGTGTGCTGGGCAGCGAGGTGGCGGCCGACCAGGCGCACCTGGTTGCCATGGGCCGGCCGTCGGCCGTGGAGCGCGTGGCCCTGTTTCTGGACGGCTTGCTCGAGCGTCAACACCGTATCTCACGACAGTCCGATTGCCTGCGCTTGCCCATGTCGCGTGCCGATATCGCCAGCTACCTCGGGCTGGCAGTGGAAACGGTCAGTCGCACGTTGGGGCGCATGGAAGAGGCGGGCTGTCTGATCGCCAGCGGACGCACGCTGCGCATCCTGGACCGGGCCATGCTTGCCTCGGGCAAGCCGGTGTCGCTATCCGACCAAAAATTGATCGGGGTCAGTAACCGGCCGGCGCGGTGCGCCTAA
- a CDS encoding OmpW/AlkL family protein, whose translation MRHPISIALAGLVCLAPMAGATAQSVDNPWIVHVGAHRVDPTSDNGHLAGMKASVGSSTRPTFSVEYLFTPAWSVELLAALPFEHDVRLSGQRAVSVKQLPPVLGVNYRFLVGQPVSPFVGVGVNYTRFYDASGHNALQGANVDLDSSWGIAWHGGIDIALDPRWTLTVDARYMDIDSRVKVGGARVGTAHIDPWVYGVSAGYRF comes from the coding sequence ATGCGTCACCCTATCTCTATCGCGCTCGCCGGCCTGGTCTGCCTGGCACCTATGGCTGGCGCCACCGCGCAATCGGTCGACAACCCGTGGATCGTGCACGTCGGTGCGCACCGCGTCGACCCCACTTCCGACAACGGCCACCTGGCCGGCATGAAGGCGAGCGTCGGCAGCAGCACGCGGCCTACCTTCAGCGTCGAATACCTGTTCACGCCGGCGTGGAGCGTGGAGTTGCTGGCGGCGCTGCCGTTCGAGCACGACGTCCGCCTGTCCGGCCAGCGCGCGGTCAGCGTGAAGCAACTGCCGCCGGTGCTCGGCGTCAACTACCGCTTCCTCGTCGGGCAGCCGGTGTCGCCGTTCGTCGGCGTCGGCGTGAACTACACGCGTTTCTACGACGCCAGCGGCCACAATGCGTTGCAGGGCGCCAACGTCGACCTGGACAGCAGTTGGGGCATCGCGTGGCACGGCGGCATCGACATCGCACTGGACCCGCGCTGGACGCTTACCGTGGATGCCCGTTACATGGACATCGACAGCCGGGTAAAGGTCGGCGGTGCGCGTGTGGGCACGGCGCACATCGATCCGTGGGTGTACGGCGTGAGCGCCGGTTACCGCTTCTGA
- a CDS encoding chemotaxis protein CheW: MDNPLPDVAPGTRHDMQLLGTFHLGEFELALPIDTLQEVVGFPQAITRVPMAPDYVAGLFMLRGMMIPVLHLGRYLGLPASIEQGESRVAVIESNGALLGIGFDRTGDMLRMAGTQIVPFQRDSDTPGLIEGAFHLDDRIVQMLSSEALVHLPGIPRTVITHLARQAREQRAANRIRKAISFHVDARPMALPMEAIHEIVRLPTLEHSVLSDAVCLGWLDLRGRPVPVLDLAAFLGLDSCATTPPQVSDFEDARRVVVLRNDAFYLGLLVDDIDSIVSYTDRQLLPMPAMRGQTGVFTSCINRRDADASADADDLIMIDTAALFADAHLAHLAKGHHDLYLVADDQTRRTEIRRKRVRETWLTFRLDRLMAVRIDEVSEVIDSHDALVRPPGTPAHVSGVLNAGKALIAVIDLRSHYGMGPMQDAGQRKILVVRHEGHTYGLEVDSVESIISIDPAEKITVPSLVATHMDAELRKDMHQVAESSEHGTVLLVDTLSLMRRLTGNDEPASGTEDVPEDATPSMA; encoded by the coding sequence ATGGACAATCCGTTGCCTGACGTCGCACCCGGCACCCGTCACGACATGCAGCTGCTCGGGACGTTCCACCTGGGTGAATTCGAACTGGCGCTGCCCATCGACACCTTGCAGGAAGTGGTGGGCTTTCCCCAGGCCATCACCCGGGTGCCTATGGCGCCAGACTACGTGGCCGGCCTGTTCATGCTCAGGGGCATGATGATTCCGGTGTTGCACCTGGGTCGGTACCTGGGCCTTCCGGCCAGCATCGAGCAAGGCGAAAGCCGCGTCGCGGTCATCGAGTCGAACGGTGCGCTGCTCGGTATAGGTTTCGATCGTACCGGCGACATGCTGCGCATGGCGGGCACGCAGATCGTGCCGTTCCAGCGTGACAGCGATACACCCGGCCTGATCGAGGGCGCGTTCCACCTGGACGATCGCATCGTCCAGATGCTGTCGTCGGAGGCACTGGTTCACCTTCCCGGCATACCGCGGACGGTCATCACCCATCTTGCCCGGCAGGCACGGGAGCAGCGCGCCGCCAACAGGATTCGCAAGGCCATTTCCTTCCATGTGGACGCTCGCCCCATGGCGCTGCCCATGGAGGCCATTCACGAGATCGTTCGGCTGCCGACGCTGGAACATTCGGTGCTTTCCGATGCCGTGTGTCTCGGATGGCTCGATCTGCGCGGGCGCCCCGTGCCGGTGCTCGATCTTGCCGCCTTTCTCGGCCTGGACAGCTGCGCGACCACCCCACCCCAGGTATCCGACTTCGAGGATGCGCGCCGTGTGGTCGTGCTGCGCAACGACGCGTTTTACCTCGGGCTACTGGTCGACGACATCGACAGCATCGTCAGCTATACGGATCGCCAGCTCCTGCCGATGCCGGCCATGCGGGGGCAGACAGGTGTATTCACCAGCTGTATCAACCGACGCGATGCCGATGCGAGTGCGGATGCCGACGACCTGATCATGATCGACACCGCCGCCCTGTTCGCCGACGCGCACCTGGCGCACCTCGCCAAGGGCCACCACGATCTGTACCTGGTGGCCGACGACCAGACACGTCGCACCGAAATACGTCGCAAGCGCGTCCGCGAGACCTGGCTGACCTTCCGGCTGGACCGGCTCATGGCGGTCCGGATCGATGAAGTCAGCGAGGTCATCGACTCCCACGATGCCCTGGTCCGGCCACCGGGTACGCCAGCCCATGTGAGCGGCGTGCTCAATGCCGGCAAGGCGCTGATCGCCGTGATCGACCTGCGCAGCCATTACGGCATGGGGCCGATGCAAGATGCGGGGCAGCGAAAGATCCTGGTCGTGCGGCACGAGGGGCACACGTATGGCCTGGAGGTCGATTCGGTAGAGAGCATCATAAGCATCGACCCGGCCGAGAAGATCACGGTGCCTTCCCTTGTAGCGACGCACATGGATGCCGAATTGAGGAAGGACATGCATCAGGTGGCCGAATCCTCCGAGCACGGAACCGTGCTGCTGGTGGACACGCTGTCGCTGATGCGGCGGTTGACCGGTAACGACGAACCGGCGTCCGGGACCGAGGACGTTCCGGAGGATGCCACGCCATCCATGGCATGA
- a CDS encoding chemotaxis protein CheD, which yields MTVQDVYVGMCEVRADRGAKVLRSTLGSCVGIGILWRQRRISALAHCLLPESATASEGPSAKYVTDAIPSLLGLLEATPQDHPQLVAVIAGGAFMMKHMPPATHGSIGELNTRMAQKLLNEAGIRIIHTEIGGNAGRQLSIHCDTQDYAVRTFDRIL from the coding sequence ATGACCGTTCAGGACGTCTACGTCGGCATGTGCGAAGTCCGGGCCGACCGTGGCGCGAAGGTTCTGCGTAGTACGTTGGGCTCGTGTGTGGGGATCGGCATCCTGTGGCGGCAGCGACGAATATCGGCGCTTGCCCATTGCCTGCTGCCGGAATCCGCGACGGCCTCGGAAGGCCCTTCCGCGAAATACGTGACCGATGCCATCCCTTCCCTGCTGGGATTGCTGGAAGCGACACCGCAGGACCACCCACAGCTGGTCGCCGTTATCGCCGGAGGGGCGTTCATGATGAAGCACATGCCGCCTGCCACGCACGGAAGCATCGGCGAACTCAATACCCGGATGGCGCAGAAGCTGCTGAACGAAGCGGGCATCCGCATCATCCACACGGAGATCGGTGGCAACGCCGGCCGCCAGCTCAGCATCCACTGCGATACGCAAGACTACGCCGTTCGTACTTTCGACCGCATCCTCTGA
- a CDS encoding CheR family methyltransferase: protein MFDTEAIVGSATREALFAQVRRHTGIVMAERKWTLLHGRLRRRLQELGLPGYDDYLTVLESSKQEVARFIDLVTTNETSFFRTPRIWQYLADDFFPNWYEANAGGTMNIWSAAASTGEEAYSLAMLAEEFQRTHRDFRYRILGTDIAQGVLDVGVAGIYAGRNAEGLNKNRPEMAKKYFERSADALRVVPSLRNHITFRQHNLYRHWPEPVRFDLVLLRNVLIYFDEAGQEAVVENVRHSMMSHAVLVIGESESLHRIGTGFTYQQPLIYRNAKPAE from the coding sequence ATGTTCGATACCGAAGCCATCGTCGGTTCCGCCACCCGTGAGGCCCTGTTTGCCCAAGTACGGAGGCATACGGGCATCGTGATGGCCGAGCGCAAGTGGACGCTTCTGCATGGACGCCTTCGTCGGCGCCTGCAGGAGCTCGGCCTGCCCGGCTATGACGACTACCTCACCGTGCTGGAGAGTTCGAAGCAGGAAGTGGCGCGCTTCATCGACCTGGTCACCACCAACGAGACCTCGTTCTTCCGCACACCGCGTATCTGGCAGTATCTCGCCGACGACTTCTTCCCGAACTGGTATGAGGCGAACGCCGGCGGAACGATGAACATCTGGTCGGCCGCGGCATCTACCGGCGAGGAGGCCTACTCGCTGGCCATGCTCGCCGAGGAGTTCCAGCGAACGCATCGGGACTTCCGTTACCGCATCCTGGGCACCGATATCGCCCAGGGCGTGCTCGATGTCGGCGTGGCTGGAATCTACGCCGGCCGGAACGCGGAAGGACTGAACAAGAACCGGCCCGAGATGGCGAAAAAGTACTTCGAACGCAGCGCGGATGCGTTACGCGTGGTGCCTTCATTGAGGAACCACATCACCTTCCGCCAGCACAATCTTTACCGGCACTGGCCCGAGCCCGTCCGCTTCGACCTGGTGCTGCTGCGCAACGTGCTGATCTATTTCGACGAGGCGGGACAGGAAGCCGTCGTGGAAAACGTGCGGCATTCGATGATGTCCCACGCGGTGCTGGTGATCGGCGAGTCGGAGTCGCTCCATCGGATCGGAACGGGATTCACGTATCAACAACCGCTCATCTATCGAAATGCGAAACCAGCGGAATGA
- a CDS encoding methyl-accepting chemotaxis protein: MGTNASETLELNDLKAMNDALHRVQAIIEFDLHGTVLTANQNFLDVLGYTSDAVVGKHHRLFCEPAFAASHDYATFWQRLSAGNPEVGEFKRIGADGREVWLSASYNPVFDTEGKPYKVVKFATEITTLVDRSAELDGKMNALDKSQAVIEFDLGGHVLAANANFLAVVGYTADELIGQHHRKLCDDAYTSSQEYAAFWERLRRGEFDSGRYRRLAKGGRRVWLQASYNPIYDGNGKLQKIVKFAADVTFQGELEELVKRRAEDFSSASTQIAQQSNDMAAGAQLLGATVEEMNATIEELTASISSIASNAQSADRLAKDTQQEAERGAKALEKSIESMDLINKSSEDIGDISKVIGEIASQTNLLAFNAAIEAARAGEHGLGFSVVADEVRKLAERSSQAAKEISKLIAESTKRVSQGSQISKEASAAFDKILFGVVNTTQAMSEISCGAEEQAVAAREVATAVQHIAEETEKTAATCDDIARACGGLKEGASELSATVNNFAT, encoded by the coding sequence ATGGGCACGAACGCGAGCGAGACGCTGGAACTGAACGACCTGAAGGCGATGAACGACGCGCTACATCGTGTCCAGGCCATCATCGAGTTCGATCTGCACGGCACGGTCTTGACCGCCAACCAGAATTTCCTGGACGTGCTCGGTTACACCTCCGATGCCGTGGTCGGGAAACACCATCGTCTGTTCTGCGAGCCCGCCTTCGCCGCCAGCCACGATTACGCGACGTTCTGGCAGCGCCTTTCCGCCGGAAACCCCGAGGTGGGCGAGTTCAAGCGCATCGGCGCGGACGGCCGTGAGGTCTGGCTCAGTGCCTCGTACAATCCCGTATTCGATACCGAAGGCAAGCCGTACAAGGTCGTCAAGTTCGCCACGGAGATCACCACGCTGGTGGACAGGTCCGCGGAACTGGACGGCAAGATGAACGCGCTGGACAAGTCCCAGGCCGTGATCGAGTTCGATCTCGGCGGCCACGTACTCGCGGCCAACGCCAATTTTCTGGCTGTGGTCGGTTACACGGCGGACGAGCTCATCGGCCAGCACCATCGCAAGCTGTGTGACGACGCCTATACGTCGAGCCAGGAATACGCGGCGTTCTGGGAACGGCTACGCCGCGGCGAATTCGACTCCGGTCGTTACCGCCGGCTGGCCAAGGGCGGCCGCCGGGTCTGGTTGCAGGCCAGCTATAACCCCATCTACGACGGCAACGGCAAGCTGCAGAAGATCGTGAAGTTCGCCGCCGACGTCACGTTCCAGGGCGAGCTGGAAGAGCTGGTCAAGCGGCGTGCCGAGGACTTCTCGTCCGCCTCGACGCAGATCGCCCAGCAGTCTAACGACATGGCTGCCGGCGCCCAGCTTTTGGGCGCGACGGTGGAAGAAATGAACGCCACCATCGAAGAGCTGACGGCGTCCATCAGTTCCATTGCCAGCAACGCGCAAAGCGCTGACCGGCTGGCCAAGGACACGCAGCAGGAAGCCGAGCGTGGCGCCAAGGCGCTGGAAAAATCCATCGAGTCGATGGATCTTATCAACAAGTCGTCGGAAGACATCGGCGACATCAGCAAGGTGATCGGCGAAATCGCCAGCCAGACCAACCTGCTGGCCTTCAACGCAGCCATCGAAGCGGCACGTGCGGGTGAGCACGGCCTGGGCTTCTCCGTGGTCGCCGACGAAGTGCGCAAGCTGGCCGAGCGTTCCTCGCAGGCCGCCAAGGAAATCTCCAAGCTGATCGCCGAGTCCACCAAGCGGGTCTCGCAGGGCAGCCAGATATCGAAGGAAGCCTCGGCGGCCTTCGACAAGATCCTGTTCGGCGTGGTCAACACCACCCAGGCCATGTCGGAAATCTCCTGTGGCGCCGAGGAACAGGCCGTGGCGGCGCGGGAAGTCGCCACCGCCGTGCAACATATCGCCGAGGAAACCGAGAAGACGGCGGCCACATGCGACGACATTGCCCGGGCGTGCGGTGGACTGAAGGAAGGCGCCAGCGAACTGAGTGCCACCGTCAACAACTTCGCCACCTGA